Genomic DNA from Gorilla gorilla gorilla isolate KB3781 chromosome 13, NHGRI_mGorGor1-v2.1_pri, whole genome shotgun sequence:
CAAGCAGTTACATTGTTGGGCCCTAAGCACTTTTCATACATCATCTCATAGAATCCTCCAgcaccctgtgaggtaggttgTTGTTGGAGCCACTTCATGGTTTAGGAAATTGAGGCTTTGAGAGGTGAAATCACTTGCCTTAGAGTCCTGGGCCAGGAAGTGATGAGATTCTAACTGATCATGGGAAGGCTGGCCCTGGGGAGCACCCAGAGGACTGAGGAATAGGTAATGAGGCCAGGGTGAGGTGGGAACAGGCAAAAGGATGAGCTCCTCACCCCCCGTGGGCCTGCTTAGTCTCCCCTCATCAGGACACCTCCTTCCTGTACACGGAGCCCCTGGGCCGGGTGCTGGGCGTGTGGATCGCAGTGGAGGATGCCACGCTGGAGAACGGCTGTCTCTGGTTCATCCCTGGCTCCCACACCAGTGAGGAACCCTGTCTCTTCTGCCCACTTGGGACTCCCCACCCCCTAGGGAGAGGGACCTTGCGAAAGGAGGAGTTTAAGGCTCTCCATCTTGGCCTGCAGGTGGCGTGTCAAGAAGGATGGTCCGGGCCCCTGTTGGCTCAGCGCCTGGTACCAGCTTCCTTGGGTCAGAGCCAGCCCGGGATAACAGCCTCTTTGTGCCCACCCCAGTGCAGAGAGGTAGGCAGATGCAGAGGGCAGAGAGGCAGGGGGCTGAGTCCGTCAGTCTGTGCTTGCTCGACTACCCAGCGTCCAAGAGGTTGCCCTCACGGTCATCTGAGGGCAGTGAAGTcacagaaagagaaggaggggCTGGATGGGCGCTGGGAAGTCAGGAAGCAGCATGTTTTCCTGCAGGCTGACCCAGATCACCCTGGAATCCACACTCTGCTACTTATGGGCTGCTTCTCTGGGCAAATAACTGACTCCCTGAGCCTTAATTTCCCCAAACGTAAAGTGGAAAGTCAGTAAGATGATAAATATGTTGATATAGAGTCTGCCTAGTGCATAGCCACTGCTCAACAAATGTTGGCTGTTGGGCGGGCCCTTTTTCTTATGAAAAGGGAAAACCAATGTCTAACTCAGCATCACCGGAGAGGTCCCAGTGGACTGGCACAGGACAGAGGGCTTCTGCCTGATCCTGCAAAGACCTCAGGAGGGGAGGCCCTTCCTAAGGCTTGCCAAGGCCACAGTCCACCGCAGAGGGGACTTGATCCCAGAGGAACATGCATCTCAATAGCTTAGCTTCTGACCCTGCGGGAGGCTGCAGGTGCCTGAGCTTTCAGGAAAGGGAATGGGGATGGATGGGGGCCACAGAACCACTGGAGGGAGGAGGGCCCATGTCCCTTCCTGCTCTGGGGAGGGGGGATGTGGGGCTGGTAGGTTCCTGACctgcttgtgtctctgccaggggCCCTGGTCCTCATCCATGGAGAAGTGGTACACAAGAGCAAGCAGAACCTCTCTGACCGCTCGCGCCAGGCCTACACTTTCCACCTCATGGAGGCCTCTGGCACCACCTGGAGCCCGGAGAACTGGTAGGTGACAGGGTGGGTGTGTGCGCCCGACAGTCCCctggaggctgggagcagtgacCCTGCACCTCAAGGTTGTTTCTCCTCTATCCTCTGCAGGCTCCAGCCAACAGCTGAACTGCCCTTTCCCCAACTGTATACCTAAAGGCTCTCGCAGGGCAGGAGCCCTCGCCCCTCCCGGGTGAAGCTGTGGGCTGTAAACACCAGTGCCTTGCTCAGCCTCCTGGTTGCAACAGGGAGGTCTTGTCTCCCCTCCTGGGCTTTCCTCCTGCCCTGTGGGCAGCAGCCTAGGCTGGGTCAGGTGCTTCCCTAAGATCTTCACCTCTCTGCCTCCCTACTGCCCCAACATAGCCTTGAGGAGGCTTCTCAGCCACCAAAGGGTTCTGGCCCCTTCtcactctcctctcctctcagATGGAACTCTGGTTATTATGGTGTTAGTTATCGAATAAAAACAATTTCAGAATGCAGCTTCCCTACTGAGCCTTCTTTCCCAAGCAGCATTGCTTTCCAGAGAAGAAAATTGCtttccaggccgggtgcagtggctcacgcctgtaatcctagcactttgggaggctgaggcgggcggatgacctgaggtcggcagttctAGACCAGTtcgaccaacatagagaaaccccgtctctactaaaaatacaaaaaattagccgggcgtggtggtgcatgcctgtaatcccagctacttgggaggctgaggcaggagaatagcttgaacccgggaggtggagactgcggtgagtcgagatcacgccattgcactccagcctgggcaacacaagcaaaactccatctcaaaaaaaaaaaaaaaattgctttccaGACAAGATGCTAAAATGCATCCCAGGTACCCCAGCCCTGCTTGGCGTGGCTTGCATGATTTTAATAAGTAACATTTAGTGGGCAGTGACCGTGTGCCCTGCTCTGTGCTGAGACCTTCACAGGCTTTATCTCATGGAATCCTCACTCGGAGAGGTAAGTGCCGTTATTATCTGTACTTACAGAAGAAGACGCTGAGCCAAGGAGGGGGTAAATGACCTGCCCAAGTCACGTGGCTGCTCGGTTGTTCAGCAGGGTCAGCCTCATGCAGAGCCCGTGCTCCTAACCTTGACACTGCCTCGTCTTCTCTTCTTGGGGAGCAGAGATGCCCAGAGCTAGGAATCCAGAGTTCCAGGTTCTGGTCCTGGCTCTGTGAGCAACTTGCTCTCTGGTCTCAGGCCAGGGCCTTTCCTtcctctgggcctgtttcctcgCATGTCCAGTAAGGGGGCCAGACTAGGGCCTCCAGGGGCCCTTCCTGTTTGGGCATGCTTGGCAGGCACTCAGACCTTCAGAACAACTGCCAAATCTAAAACCTTAGCTGAGGTTTGGCCCAGAGGCTACAAACTGGGGAACACAGGCTGATTCTAGCCCACAGACGCATTTTGTCTGGGCctcggcattttttttttttttttttttgagacagagtctcgctctgtcacccaggctggagtgcagtggcaagatctcagctcattgcgacctccgcctcccgggttcaagcaattctctccctcagtatccagagtagctgggattacaggcgcctgccaccacacctggctaatttttgtatttttagtagagacagggtttcaccatctttgccaggctggtcttgaactcctgacctagtgatccacccgcctcagcctcccatagtgctgggattacaggcgtgagccaccgcgcctggccaggcctcagcatttaaGAAAAAACTTGAAGATTCCACATAACAATCCAGGTTCCTAAGCTTCCTCGAATGAGCATGCAATTGACAACACGGGGCCTACACTCTAGCATGGTGGCTACTGGCTGGAGCTCCCTTAGAGGCTCAGTGTGGTCCCCTGTTGTCGTTCACTGCGTTACCTGATTGGCCTTGGCAGTCATTTGAGTTTGTGACCCTGATGTAGCCTATCCCCCAACCATATACATGGACAACCCAAGGCCCAGAGGATAGAGCCCTTTCCCAAGGCCACCCTGGGAGTCCGTGGGGCAAAGCTGGTGCTCTTTCACCAACATTTTGCTGCTTCCTTTTGCAAGCAATAGGAGGGAGCCTAAGAGAAGGGAAGCGTCTCCGTTGAGTCCCAAAGAAATGTCTCAATACTCTCCTCTGAGGGAAAGGACATGGCAGTAATTCTCAAGCAGAAGCTTCGCTCCCTGGAGCTCTGCTCCCGGCTTCTGGCCTTGGTGGACCAAAGCTCTCACCTCCTCTGACGTCCTCCCAAGCTTGGGGAGAAAGGGAGAACCTTGTCCGGCCTCAGGAATCTTGCTGTGCTATCTTCCTAGTGACGGAaaatgtttatccattcactatCTCTGTAGTGTACAATTCTGGGAGGGACACAGTGCAGATGGACTCCCAAATCTACTGATTTCCTGCTCCTTGTCAGTGCCCTGTGCTAGCcatgggggatggggtggggaatgAGACAGTGCCGGAGCCTGTCTTTCCAGAAAGCAAGGCTGCAGCGTGGGCCCCTCATACAGTCATTTTACCTCTCAGGAAACTCCCCCAGCCCCTGTGGATCTTTCCTACCTTGGGAAAAGACAAACACAGGTTTGGATAGGATTAGAACGTGGAAAGGTCTTAAGAAGGGCCCCTTGATGAGGTCCTGGTGCTGTTCAGCCCATCTTTCTCTATGGACACCACTCAGTGGGACACCAGAGGCGGGGTGGGGTTGGCTAAAACAAGATCCAGCCCAAGCAGGATCTGATCCTCCCTCAACCCCGCCAAAGTTGACCCACCTCTCCCTTCAGTAATTCCTAGCCCTCTGCTCTTTCCCTCAGGAGTTCTCCACCTCCAAGTGAAGCCAGGAGAGCAAAGGTCACTCTGGTTTCCAAGTGGTTTGCCCAACTTTTCGGCTTTTCACTAAGATGAGGACTGGTCTTTGGTAAAAATGACTCCCTTTCTGACTGCTTATCAAGGGTGGGCTCTAGGCTGGACCCTCACAACACCCCGCGAGGCGTGGGTTGTCATTACTCCCATCTGCAAGAGAATTGAGGTTCAGCCTGGCTAAGTGattcacccaaggtcacaaagttgttttttttttttttttttttttttttgagacggagtttcgctcttgttgcccagactggagtgcaatggcgcgatctcggctcatttcaacctccgcctcccaggttcaagtgattctcctgcctcagcctctctagtaggtgggattacaggcatatgccaccacgcctggctaattttgtatttttagtagagacagtgtttctccatgttggtcaggctggtctcgatctcccgacctcaggtgatccacctgcctcggcctcccaaagtgctgggattacaggcatgagccaccacgcctggccattcaAGGTCACAAAGTTAGTAATAAGCTGTGCAGCCAAGGATTCTGACCAGATTAGTTTGACCCAGAGACTAAAGTGTTAACCATTATGCTTTACTCCCTCCAGTGTCCACTCTGGCCTCCTCTGAGGCTGCAGGGCGAAAGAGGGGGCTCTATAGCACACTCAGGTTCTTTGAGTTGCTGGACTATCCCTTAagactcttttctttttaaatatcagcaaggctgggacggtggctcacgcctgtaatctcaacactttgggaggccaaggtgggcagatcacctgaggtcgggagatcgagaccagcctgaccaacatggagaaaccctgtctctactcaaaatacaaaattagctgggcatggtggcgcatgcctgtaatcccagctactcaggaggctgggacaggagaatcgcttgaacctgggaggtggaggttgcggtgagccgagatcgcgccattgcactccaacctgggcaacaagagcaaaactgtctcaaaaaaaaaaaaaaaaaaaatcagcaaaactaGAACTAGGAgagctttgctttttattttaaatctgaatCAACTGAAAAATCAAATCTGCTTTTCACACCTTGGCTCTTCATGCCCAAGTAGCTGTCTGCTGTGGGGACTGTTCGCCCTCCCCATGTCTGTTTCCTCCGTCACTGCTGCTGCACTGTAACAGCTAGGCCATCAGCAATATCAGGAGGTAGAGAGGCAGAAGGAGATTGTCTATCTGTGTAGTGTATGCTTCCAGGAGGGACACAGTGCTGATGGACCCCAAAGTCCAAGCATAACTGTAGTTTAGGTCCACTCCACTGTCAAAGATTAAGATCAGAGCTACAGAAATGATCTGCGCAAATATAGATGTCATGGTCCCCTCAAAAGTCTTTTTGGTTCCAGGCCAGCGGATCTCCCCCATGGTGCTACCGAAGATGGAGGCCACAGTATCACCCACACCCACAGCCAGGACACCGGCATAGGGGACGAGGGCCCTGGCTCCTCCCAGGCTACCCTTCTGTGTGCAGGGTCTGGGGATCAGCCAGATGGGAAGAGACATGCCCAGGAGCAGGTAGATGTGTGTCAGAATGAGTGGTCCACTGTCTCGTTCATCCAGAAAAAGGGACAGGAAGCTCCGTAGAGTGTGACCCAAGGGCTTGATGCGGAAGTAGCGCACATACTCCAGGAAGATGAAGACCGCCAGGCATACAGTGGCGGCTACATAGAGCAGTGGCCGGTCAAAGATGATACCTGGGATGTAGGTGGCTACCACAATGAGGTGGAAATACTTTCGGGCGATGGTGGGGGCCTGGTGCTTCTTGGACTCGGAAGATGACCGCTTGGCATTCTGGTACAGCACCACCAggcaggccaaggtggccagCAGAGACCAATAGGCTAGGAGGTAGATGCGGGTGTCTGTCTGGAAGAGAAACTGAAGAAGCCAGAGCAAGGGATTCCTGCGGATGAGCCGGTGCAGCCAGGGTAGGACCACACCAAGGCTCAGCACACAGGTCATGAGGTGGAAGAAGATGGAGGAGGCCCAGGTGCCTGAGTCCATGAAGACAAACAGAGTGCTGAAGAAGATGCCCATGAGTACCATCCCTACTAccaccaccagcaggaagaaGTCCACTGGGTCCCCCTGACTTTCCACCAGTGTCAGAGAGCGCTTGATGAGCTGGTTGAGGACAAAGCTAATGCCACCCAATACCAGCAGTGCCTCACCAGGGGTGAAGCAGCGGGGCAGCAGGTACAGCAGGATCATGTTGAGATAAACGAAGATCAGAAGGACTTCCAGGACTTCGATCACCTCCCCCACGCTCAGCGAGTGCTTCATGATATAAATGATAACACCTCCAGCCAAGCCCAAGATGACACAAGTGTTGGTTGGCACTGGGCGAGTGATGCCGAGCGCCAACACtgatgagaagagggccactgccATGCCAGTGGCTGCCACCACAATGCCAAAACGCTCAAAGAACGGGTTCCCAGCAGTCTGGCACCGCTCCTTCATGACTAGTCCAAGCAAAGGCATGACCATGGAGGCGGGCAACAGGCCACTGTTTGCGGACATTCGGAACTGGAAGACGGCGCTTCCCTGCTGTAGCAGCCGGTCCCACTTGTATTGGACGTAGAAGGCCTGCACTGCGAGGGCCACGGCGCACCACGAGTATCGGTCCCATACGGTTGCGTGGATGCTCAGCACCACTGCAAACACTACTGCCGCCTCTGCCAGCACCGATCCACTCAGCGGAGCCCCAGGCCCCGGGGCCGGAGATGGGCACTCTCGGGTCATATCTCTAGACCTGGGGCTTCACGGAGGCCGGGGCGACTACGGACGCCCTAGACTTCGGGCCCCTCAGCCCCGTCAAGCAGAGGGAGGCACTTTCACCCGGCCAGCAACCTTCTCCCTCCGTTCTCCAGCAGCGAGGAGGGAACTCCACCGCAGGTCACTTCTGCGGCCTGGGAGCTGGCGCCCGGCCACCCCCCACAGCCTCCAACCTACGGCGTAGACGTCGCCACTCTGCAGCCTTCCTCACAGTTACAGCCGCCCCCGCTGCCGGCTCCTCACCTCTTTGGGCCTCGCCATCTTGGCACCGCCCCGCGGCAACGTCACGTGACGAAATCCCCGCCCACGCTCCGGATCCGGGGGCGAGCGGTCACGTGGGCATGGCGTCTGGGGGCGGGGTTAGGGCGCGCGGGCGCGCGAAGATGGCGGCGGCCGCCGGCGAGCCGTGTGTGAGGTGCGGAGAGGGTCGAATGGACCGGGGTGGCTGTGAAGCGCGGTGTCAAAGCCGAGCGGAAGCGGGGCGGGAATTGGAGGCGGGATGTGGCGACGGTGGCAGGGCCAACCCCGGCTGGGTGGACGGGCACCGAGACGGGAGGCGGTTACGTCCAAACGGTCCCCGCGCGCGG
This window encodes:
- the PHYHD1 gene encoding phytanoyl-CoA dioxygenase domain-containing protein 1 isoform X1 → MACLSPSQLQKFQQDGFLVLEGFLSAEECVAMQQRIGEIVAEMDVPLHCRTEFSTQEEEQLRAQGSTDYFLSSGDKIRFFFEKGVFDEKGNFLVPPEKSINKIGHALHAHDPVFKSITHSFKVQTLARSLGLQMPVVVQSMYIFKSPLIRTPPSCTRSPWAGCWACGSQWRMPRWRTAVSGSSLAPTPVACQEGWSGPLLAQRLVPASLGQSQPGITASLCPPQCREGPWSSSMEKWYTRASRTSLTARARPTLSTSWRPLAPPGARRTGSSQQLNCPFPNCIPKGSRRAGALAPPG
- the PHYHD1 gene encoding phytanoyl-CoA dioxygenase domain-containing protein 1 isoform X3; its protein translation is MFLSTAAQNSPPRKRSSFEPRPSSDPRMLSQSSDVPFPQGSTDYFLSSGDKIRFFFEKGVFDEKGNFLVPPEKSINKIGHALHAHDPVFKSITHSFKVQTLARSLGLQMPVVVQSMYIFKSPLIRTPPSCTRSPWAGCWACGSQWRMPRWRTAVSGSSLAPTPVACQEGWSGPLLAQRLVPASLGQSQPGITASLCPPQCREGPWSSSMEKWYTRASRTSLTARARPTLSTSWRPLAPPGARRTGSSQQLNCPFPNCIPKGSRRAGALAPPG
- the DOLK gene encoding dolichol kinase; the encoded protein is MTRECPSPAPGPGAPLSGSVLAEAAVVFAVVLSIHATVWDRYSWCAVALAVQAFYVQYKWDRLLQQGSAVFQFRMSANSGLLPASMVMPLLGLVMKERCQTAGNPFFERFGIVVAATGMAVALFSSVLALGITRPVPTNTCVILGLAGGVIIYIMKHSLSVGEVIEVLEVLLIFVYLNMILLYLLPRCFTPGEALLVLGGISFVLNQLIKRSLTLVESQGDPVDFFLLVVVVGMVLMGIFFSTLFVFMDSGTWASSIFFHLMTCVLSLGVVLPWLHRLIRRNPLLWLLQFLFQTDTRIYLLAYWSLLATLACLVVLYQNAKRSSSESKKHQAPTIARKYFHLIVVATYIPGIIFDRPLLYVAATVCLAVFIFLEYVRYFRIKPLGHTLRSFLSLFLDERDSGPLILTHIYLLLGMSLPIWLIPRPCTQKGSLGGARALVPYAGVLAVGVGDTVASIFGSTMGEIRWPGTKKTFEGTMTSIFAQIISVALILIFDSGVDLNYSYAWTLGSISTVSLLEAYTTQIDNLLLPLYLLILLMA